In Miscanthus floridulus cultivar M001 chromosome 5, ASM1932011v1, whole genome shotgun sequence, one genomic interval encodes:
- the LOC136453077 gene encoding uncharacterized protein isoform X1, with the protein MAANSYPSQVKSAMDDPELNAPPKNDPEEEPKQATNRILKRTSSFAQGTIATATGFLTAAFSVRKDALLHRHVLVAGGCFLVIAYLSALLLVYLKLFLSGHRQLHKGHIRFIQFLCIISGAALVATNSLLLLLISEGSILLSLNLLPIQGLIGILAYHATPTEDSMRDEAFEAGIKSGRKVALFATATAFAVQTTLLFGYLNNSSFRALGHRFDLSVSFLASALSVFLVVATCMPLGYRTSAARDKVLSLVKYLKDAVIALLAVTAVTIAKEFLGGDTVLALFPEITVAAMYYAVNLFADDTAEQGQREAAENKMEMLPTAVVATFGFGMLGAAYAALLGTPEYDMYTKALVFTLLAAVVSSLGRVAGPLCSPRRDKNAAACVVFLSNILPIVEMLVAVPLAAKVASNALPVS; encoded by the exons ATGGCAGCAAACTCCTATCCTTCACAG GTAAAGAGCGCAATGGATGACCCAGAGTTGAATGCTCCTCCCAAGAATGATCCAGAGGAGGAGCCAAAGCAGGCAACAAATAGGATACTGAAGCGTACATCATCATTCGCTCAAGGCACTATTGCCACTGCGACCGGCTTCCTCACCGCAGCTTTCTCGGTGCGCAAAGATGCTCTGTTGCACCGGCACGTCCTGGTGGCCGGCGGTTGCTTCTTGGTCATCGCCTACCTTTCTGCGCTCCTGCTGGTCTACCTGAAATTGTTCTTGTCAGGACACAGGCAGCTGCATAAGGGGCACATCCGGTTCATCCAGTTTCTCTGCATCATCAGCGGCGCGGCGCTGGTGGCGACGAactccctgctgctgctgctcataaGTGAAGGCAGCATCTTGTTGTCGCTCAATCTGCTGCCTATACAGGGCCTCATCGGCATTCTCGCGTACCACGCGACGCCGACGGAGGACAGCATGCGCGACGAGGCGTTCGAGGCGGGGATCAAGAGCGGCCGCAAGGTTGCCCTGTTCGCCACAGCGACGGCCTTCGCCGTGCAGACCACGCTCCTGTTCGGCTACCTCAACAACTCCAGCTTCCGGGCGCTGGGCCATCGGTTCGATCTCTCCGTGTCCTTCCTGGCGTCGGCCCTCAGCGTGTTCCTGGTCGTGGCCACCTGCATGCCTCTTGGGTACAGGACTAGTGCCGCGAGGGACAAGGTGCTGTCCCTCGTGAAGTACCTGAAGGACGCCGTCATCGCCTTGCTCGCGGTCACCGCGGTGACTATTGCCAAGGAGTTTCTCGGTGGCGACACTGTGCTCGCACTCTTCCCGGAGATCACAGTAGCTGCCATGTATTATGCCGTGAATCTGTTCGCTGACGACACTGCAGAGCAGGGCCAGCGGGAGGCCGCTGAGAACAAGATGGAGATGTTGCCGACCGCCGTCGTGGCCACGTTCGGCTTCGGCATGCTGGGTGCGGCCTACGCCGCGCTGCTGGGAACGCCGGAGTACGACATGTACACGAAGGCGCTGGTGTTCACCTTGCTCGCCGCCGTCGTGTCCAGCCTGGGACGTGTGGCGGGGCCGCTCTGCAGCCCCCGGCGCGACAAGAACGCGGCGGCGTGCGTGGTGTTCCTGAGCAACATCCTCCCCATCGTGGAGATGCTGGTGGCCGTCCCGCTCGCCGCAAAGGTCGCCAGTAATGCCCTCCCCGTGTCTTAG
- the LOC136453077 gene encoding uncharacterized protein isoform X2, producing the protein MDDPELNAPPKNDPEEEPKQATNRILKRTSSFAQGTIATATGFLTAAFSVRKDALLHRHVLVAGGCFLVIAYLSALLLVYLKLFLSGHRQLHKGHIRFIQFLCIISGAALVATNSLLLLLISEGSILLSLNLLPIQGLIGILAYHATPTEDSMRDEAFEAGIKSGRKVALFATATAFAVQTTLLFGYLNNSSFRALGHRFDLSVSFLASALSVFLVVATCMPLGYRTSAARDKVLSLVKYLKDAVIALLAVTAVTIAKEFLGGDTVLALFPEITVAAMYYAVNLFADDTAEQGQREAAENKMEMLPTAVVATFGFGMLGAAYAALLGTPEYDMYTKALVFTLLAAVVSSLGRVAGPLCSPRRDKNAAACVVFLSNILPIVEMLVAVPLAAKVASNALPVS; encoded by the coding sequence ATGGATGACCCAGAGTTGAATGCTCCTCCCAAGAATGATCCAGAGGAGGAGCCAAAGCAGGCAACAAATAGGATACTGAAGCGTACATCATCATTCGCTCAAGGCACTATTGCCACTGCGACCGGCTTCCTCACCGCAGCTTTCTCGGTGCGCAAAGATGCTCTGTTGCACCGGCACGTCCTGGTGGCCGGCGGTTGCTTCTTGGTCATCGCCTACCTTTCTGCGCTCCTGCTGGTCTACCTGAAATTGTTCTTGTCAGGACACAGGCAGCTGCATAAGGGGCACATCCGGTTCATCCAGTTTCTCTGCATCATCAGCGGCGCGGCGCTGGTGGCGACGAactccctgctgctgctgctcataaGTGAAGGCAGCATCTTGTTGTCGCTCAATCTGCTGCCTATACAGGGCCTCATCGGCATTCTCGCGTACCACGCGACGCCGACGGAGGACAGCATGCGCGACGAGGCGTTCGAGGCGGGGATCAAGAGCGGCCGCAAGGTTGCCCTGTTCGCCACAGCGACGGCCTTCGCCGTGCAGACCACGCTCCTGTTCGGCTACCTCAACAACTCCAGCTTCCGGGCGCTGGGCCATCGGTTCGATCTCTCCGTGTCCTTCCTGGCGTCGGCCCTCAGCGTGTTCCTGGTCGTGGCCACCTGCATGCCTCTTGGGTACAGGACTAGTGCCGCGAGGGACAAGGTGCTGTCCCTCGTGAAGTACCTGAAGGACGCCGTCATCGCCTTGCTCGCGGTCACCGCGGTGACTATTGCCAAGGAGTTTCTCGGTGGCGACACTGTGCTCGCACTCTTCCCGGAGATCACAGTAGCTGCCATGTATTATGCCGTGAATCTGTTCGCTGACGACACTGCAGAGCAGGGCCAGCGGGAGGCCGCTGAGAACAAGATGGAGATGTTGCCGACCGCCGTCGTGGCCACGTTCGGCTTCGGCATGCTGGGTGCGGCCTACGCCGCGCTGCTGGGAACGCCGGAGTACGACATGTACACGAAGGCGCTGGTGTTCACCTTGCTCGCCGCCGTCGTGTCCAGCCTGGGACGTGTGGCGGGGCCGCTCTGCAGCCCCCGGCGCGACAAGAACGCGGCGGCGTGCGTGGTGTTCCTGAGCAACATCCTCCCCATCGTGGAGATGCTGGTGGCCGTCCCGCTCGCCGCAAAGGTCGCCAGTAATGCCCTCCCCGTGTCTTAG